Below is a genomic region from Oxyura jamaicensis isolate SHBP4307 breed ruddy duck unplaced genomic scaffold, BPBGC_Ojam_1.0 oxyUn_random_OJ71861, whole genome shotgun sequence.
TTCTGAGGGGGCATTTCAAGAGGAAGACCGAGGCTTGGTTTATCTGAGGGGGAAGGCTTCTTCTGCAGTCTGTGCTTTCAGCTTCCTGCagtggaggggaggcagggtTCATGGTCATGGCTTGTCAGGATTGTGCAGGAGACTGAGACTCCTGGAGCATTGCACTGAGAAATCAGTATGTCAGTGATGAAATTTGTAAAGTACCTTCCCAAACCTCATCTTACAGACTGCACCAACANNNNNNNNNNNNNNNNNNNNNNNNNNNNNNNNNNNNNNNNNNNNNNNNNNNNNNNNNNNNNNNNNNNNNNNNNNNNNNNNNNNNNNNNNNNNNNNNNNNNTGCTGCTGCTGGTCTTGtttccaggctggctggggatgggggtTTCACATGCCCATGGAGTGAGCCCTTGGTGTGCTTGAGGAAGGGGAGTACAGGGAGAGGGTGAGAGGTCTGGAGATGGGCACTTTGAGCCTGATTACTGTGCACTCAGCAGTGTCTTGGTTATTTTCAGGTGACCATGGATGTGTAGTTGTCCTGCAGCTCAAAGACATGCCAGCAGAAGAGAGCAGACTTGATGGACAGACTGGCTGTCCCCTCTGAAGGTCATTCTTCACTAAGGGGCATATCCCTCACTCTCTGAGGATCCACAGGATTTCACCTGGagtgcagcaggaaggaaaatatagaaaaaaagaaaacgctgcagccctgctttctCTCAGGTGAATTGGGAGCAAAAATATGGCTAATCACATGATATCAGGAATGAATTGAATCTGGGATTACCCTATATTCCTCTTTATCTGTTGCAGTTGAGCAAGATTTCGTCATGCTTGCCAAAGCAGAGTCCTCTGCTCCTCAGAGCACCCTCAGGCAGACCTGGGCAGAACTCTTGAAAGGGACTTGCCAAACGTGTGCTTGAATTAGTCCTTGTCAGATAattcagttgtgttttcttactgtgtttttcctgcttgGGCAGGACCCCATGGCCATAAGCAGCaaatgcccaacagcagctctgtgagcgagttcctcctgctggcattcacAGACaagcgggagctgcagctcctgcattttgggctcttcctgggcatctacctggctgccctcctgggcaacggcctcatcgTCACCGCCGTAGCTtgcgaccaccgcctccacactcccatgtacttcttcctcctcaaccttgCCCTCCttgacctgggctgcatctccaccactctccccaaagccatggccaattctCTCTGGAACACTagggccatctcctatcaaggatgtgctgcacaggtctttctttttttctccttggctGGTACagagttttcctttctcaccaTCATGTCCTAcgaccgctacgttgccatctgcaagcccctgcactacgggagcctcctgggcagcagagcttgtgcccagatggcagcagctgcctggggcagtggctttctcagtgctgtcctgcacacggccactacattttccctgcccctctgccaaggcaatgctgtggaccagttcttctgtgagatcccccagatcctcaagctctcctgctcagatgcctacctcCGAGAAGTTGGGGCACTTGTCTTTACTCTTTTGttagtatttctttgttttgtttacattgtggtgtcctatgtgcagatcttcagggtggtgctgaggatgccctctgagcagggccgacataaagccttttccacgtgcctccctcacctggccgtggtctcTATGACTGTTAGCACTGGCttgtttgcctacctgaagcctCCCTCCATCACCTCCCAGTCGCTGGACCTGGTGGTGTCTTTTCTGTactcggtggtgcctccagcagtgaaccccgtcatctacagcatgaggaaccaggagctcaaaTATGCagtgaggaaaatatttctatacaAGCTTCTTCATCATCAATAACGACTTCATTATTGTGATTATTAGCATATCATTTTTGTCATTATACTTATTATCAAAAAGTCATATTAGAAATAATCCTAACAGGACTAGCTGGTTAATTGGGAAACTGATAGTATGATTCCTATTAGTATATTTTTATGactattttaacaaaaatttaTCTTGATAGAAATAATGTTATTCTTGTCCTCCTGCATaccaagttttaaaattatttgtaaccagtcatagaatcatggaatcatagaatggcctgagctggaaa
It encodes:
- the LOC118159729 gene encoding olfactory receptor 14J1-like, with translation MPNSSSVSEFLLLAFTDKRELQLLHFGLFLGIYLAALLGNGLIVTAVACDHRLHTPMYFFLLNLALLDLGCISTTLPKAMANSLWNTRAISYQGCAAQVFLFFSLAGTEFSFLTIMSYDRYVAICKPLHYGSLLGSRACAQMAAAAWGSGFLSAVLHTATTFSLPLCQGNAVDQFFCEIPQILKLSCSDAYLREVGALVFTLLLVFLCFVYIVVSYVQIFRVVLRMPSEQGRHKAFSTCLPHLAVVSMTVSTGLFAYLKPPSITSQSLDLVVSFLYSVVPPAVNPVIYSMRNQELKYAVRKIFLYKLLHHQ